One window of the Betta splendens chromosome 21, fBetSpl5.4, whole genome shotgun sequence genome contains the following:
- the casp10 gene encoding caspase-8 → MDFQRRLLDVSKALSTEDVKALAFLCTDLLRRTLNPADSANELFVRLQEQDLLSEERPQLLTELLVTLRRSRLVSELNLSNRGAAASGLVTPYRKLLYELSEEITDEGLGEMKFLLRNTLKRRALEDNCTTLDVFLEMERTDHLSDSNLDELKEMLQVICPVLREKIEQFKAQQVCETHHIAQESKEPMCSSLISNQGSLSPCLELNPPGNHHSVTCADDDNDNVVEQFSSLRTGTEPFTRSTIGSDALPASSTEEEILVSTESKRKKTEGLQSYAMNAATRGVCLIINNYNFKKTGILSNREGTKIDEECLVKVFTWLGFKTEVHHDCTSGQIKNLVQDLGRRDHSAMDSVVCCILSHGKEGSVLGVDGIPVEFTDLREPLKGYNCYSLAKKPKMFFIQACQGTDNQRPVWVEADGPADSSVCCDAVKVKPIPADADFLFAMSTVPSCVSFRDKTAGTWFMQSLCKNLVDMVPRGSDLVSILTKVNADVSRMTDSCGVRKQMPQPQFTLTKLVVFPLPKAAPPNLPFV, encoded by the exons ATGGATTTTCAGCGGCGTCTGTTGGACGTATCGAAGGCGCTGTCCACAGAAGACGTGAAGGCTTTAGCGTTCCTGTGCACGGACCTGCTCCGCCGAACCCTGAACCCGGCGGACTCGGCCAACGAGCTCTTCGTCCGCCTGCAGGAGCAGGACCTGCTGTCCGAGGAGCGGCCGCAGCTGCTGACGGAGCTGCTCGTCACCTTACGACGCAGCCGGCTCGTCTCGGAGCTCAACCTCAGCAACCGAGGGGCGGCAGCGAGCGGCCTCGTGACTCCGTACAG GAAGCTGCTGTACGAGCTGTCAGAGGAGATCACGGATGAAGGCCTGGGGGAGATGAAGTTCCTGTTACGCAACACGCTGAAGCGTCGAGCGCTGGAGGACAATTGT ACTACGTTGGACGTCTTCCTGGAGATGGAGCGCACGGACCACCTCAGCGACAGCAACCTGGACGAGCTGAAGGAGATGCTCCAGGTCATATGTCCCGTGCTGAGAGAAAAGATCGAGCAGTTCAAGGCGCAGCAGG tgtgtgaaacTCACCATATAGCGCAAGAGAGTAAAGAACCAATGTGTTCATCCTTAATATCAAACCAG GGATCACTGTCTCCATGTCTTGAGCTGAATCCTCCAGGGAACCATCATAGTGTTACAT gtgctgatgatgataatgacaaCGTGGTAGAGCAGTTCAGTAGTTTACGCACTGGAACAGAACCGTTTACCCGCTCCACAA TCGGATCAGATGCTTTGCCCGCATCATCCACTGAGGAAGAGATCCTGGTCAGCACTgagagcaaaagaaaaaaaacagag GGTTTACAGTCATATGCCATGAATGCAGCAACGAGAGGCGTCTGCTTGATAATTAATAACTACAACTTCAAAAAAACAGGAATTCTCTCAAACCGCGAGGGGACCAAGATCGACGAAG AGTGCCTTGTTAAGGTGTTTACGTGGCTGGGCTTTAAAACAGAAGTACATCATGACTGTACCAGCGGACAGATAAAGAACTTAGTTCAAGATCTTGGCAGGAGAGATCACAGTGCGATGGACAGCGTGGTGTGCTGCATCCTGAGCCACGGGAAGGAGGGAAGCGTGCTGGGTGTGGACGGCATACCTGTCGAGTTCACGGACCTCCGTGAACCCTTAAAAGGATATAATTGCTATTCTTTGGCAAAAAAACCCAAGATGTTCTTCATTCAGGCCTGCCAGGGCACTGATAACCAGCGGCCTGTCTGGGTGGAGGCAGACGGCCCCGCAGACAGTTCTGTCTGTTGTGATGCTGTCAAAGTGAAACCCATCCCAGCTGatgctgacttcctgtttgcaaTGTCCACTGTTCCTTCCTGTGTCTCCTTCAGAGATAAGACGGCTGGCACCTGGTTCATGCAGTCATTGTGCAAAAACCTTGTTGACATGGTGCCCAG GGGGTCTGACCTCGTGTCCATTCTGACAAAAGTGAATGCAGATGTGAGCCGGATGACAGATAGTTGTGGTGTACGAAAGCAGATGCCTCAACCACAGTTTACACTCACAAAGCTAGTGGTCTTCCCACTGCCCAAAGCTGCTCCTCCCAACCTGCCGTTTGTCTGA
- the prkra gene encoding interferon-inducible double-stranded RNA-dependent protein kinase activator A homolog, with the protein MCEAQSSNPGKTPIQILHEYGFKTGSFPVYAMERTEGEVHQPSFIFSVKVGDVSCTGQGPTKKAAKHQAAEAALNILQVNAKTASVPEEAESNGVAAETYNHPNSVGKLQELALQRGWRRPEYSVSLEAGPPHNREFTVSCCLESLTEKATGNSKKAAKKAAAENMMTRIQSLSDSSEITWNPKPSIPFENLKNSSAEKITSLRRNPLSIPNTDYIQMMLELSQEQVFEVTYLDIDELTVNGQYQCLAQLSTSPVTVCHGTGMTCSNAHNDAAHSALQYLKIMASVK; encoded by the exons ATGTGTgaagcacagagcagcaatCCTGGGAAAACCCCAATACAAATCCTGCATGAATATGGCTTCAAAACAGGCAGCTTTCCTGTTTACGCGATGGAGAGAACTGAAGGAGAGGTTCATCAGCCCAGCTTCATCTTCAGCGTGAAAGTTGGAGACGTAAGCTGCACAG GTCAAGGTCCCACTAAAAAGGCTGCTAAACaccaggctgcagaggctgccCTCAATATTCTGCAAGTAAATGCTAAAACAGC GAGCGTTCCTGAGGAGGCGGAGAGTAACGGTGTTGCAGCAGAAACATACAACCATCCCAACTCAGTGGGGaaactgcag GAGCTAGCGTTGCAGAGAGGATGGCGTCGTCCTGAATACTCAGTTTCATTGGAAGCTGGTCCACCACACAACAGGGAATTCACTGTTTCTTGCTGTTTAGAGTCTCTGACAGAGAAAG CTACAGGAAATTCAAAAAAGGCAGCAAAAAAGGCAGCTGCAGAGAATATGATGACAAGGATTCAAAGTCTGTCAGATTCTTCTGAAATCACATGG AACCCTAAGCCAAGTATTCCATTTGAGAATTTAAAAAACTCATCAGCAGAGAAGATAACTTCACTAAGAAGAAACCCGCTCAGCATTCCCAACACCGACTACATTCAGATGATGTTAGAGCTTTCTCAGGAGCAAGTCTTTGAAGTCACATACTTGGATATTG ATGAGCTGACGGTGAACGGCCAGTACCAGTGTTTGGCCCAACTGTCCACGTCCCCAGTCACCGTGTGTCACGGCACAGGCATGACCTGCAGCAACGCACACAACGATGCAGCGCACAGCGCCCTCCAATACTTGAAGATCATGGCCTCCGTTAAATAG
- the LOC114847690 gene encoding protein FAM237A-like — protein MLPLLLHLPVATVVVLSSMCAAPLRGQKPGQVDPLTAHRANPQCWDSSSQLLLQMRSPRIADTVAAFWDMMVFLKASDNSKHKALYWDLARVFWDIYVECVLSRSHGLGRRHVSAVHSLVTDRSFRFNSSGVNSQAWLSVRVRRRGKIKTLNTKNKSNTHYYQ, from the exons atgctgccgctgctcctccacctgcccGTCGCCACCGTCGTCGTGCTGAGCAGCATGTGCGCCGCGCCGCTGCGGGGCCAGAAGCCGGGTCAGGTGGACCCGCTGACGGCCCACCGGGCCAACCCGCAGTGCTGGGACTCCTCctcgcagctgctgctgcagatgcgCTCGCCGCGGATCGCCGACACGGTGGCCGCCTTCTGGGACATGATGGTGTTCCTGAAGGCGTCAGACAACAGCAAGCACAAGGCGCTCTACTGGGACCTGGCCCGCGTCTTCTGGGACATCTACGTGGAATGCGTCCTGTCCAGGAGTCACGGCCTGGGGCGGAGACACGTGAGCGCGGTCCACTCGCTCGTTACTGACA GGTCGTTCCGGTTCAACAGCTCGGGGGTCAACTCGCAGGCGTGGCTCAGCGTCAGAGTGAGACGCAGGGGGAAAATCAAGACTctgaacacaaaaaacaaatcaaacacacactactACCAATGA